One genomic region from Fibrobacter sp. encodes:
- a CDS encoding PAS domain-containing protein — protein sequence MIDNENNLDIARFEVNQSGRILSGNKRFCRMFGFTESEVVWHYITDCYRYRGDWETFSSCDNLSQTQFIFRMRNRKGRSFKCCLSREIVQDADGKITFRNTVSRLGEPVLAKESAPVVENHSVVFINKCAHCGEQVRVNTLAETRMRVLCDNCAAKAYPEAFNLAAAQV from the coding sequence ATGATCGACAACGAAAACAACCTCGATATCGCTCGATTCGAAGTCAACCAGAGCGGCCGAATCCTTTCGGGAAACAAGCGGTTCTGCCGCATGTTCGGATTCACCGAATCCGAAGTCGTGTGGCATTACATCACCGACTGTTACCGTTACCGTGGCGACTGGGAAACCTTCAGCAGCTGCGACAATCTTTCGCAGACGCAGTTCATCTTCCGCATGCGTAACCGCAAGGGCCGCAGCTTCAAGTGCTGCCTCTCTCGCGAAATCGTGCAAGATGCCGATGGCAAGATCACCTTCCGCAACACTGTGAGCCGTCTCGGCGAACCCGTGCTGGCGAAGGAATCTGCTCCTGTCGTAGAAAATCATTCCGTGGTGTTCATCAACAAATGTGCCCACTGCGGCGAACAGGTGCGCGTGAATACGCTCGCAGAAACACGCATGCGCGTGCTCTGCGACAATTGCGCCGCGAAGGCCTATCCCGAGGCCTTCAACCTCGCTGCCGCGCAGGTCTAG